A segment of the Candidatus Bathyarchaeia archaeon genome:
TATCCGACCCGAGCATGGCGACGTTCTCGTAGTCCAGCTCCGATAGTTGCCCCTCCGAATCCTCGACCACGTTGCCGCATGTCATATTGCAATGGGGGCAGCCCCTTTGGGAGACCTTGATCGCCTCCATCGCGTCGCCGTTTATCCCATCGGCCCCATCGAAGGCACCCTCCTTGAAGTTCATCGTCGGGAGAACGCCGTTTGCTTGGCTCCAGGCCAAGGTCGCCATAGTGCCTTGGCGCTTCCAAAACCCGTAATTGGGCTTCTCCAAGATCTCCCTATAGGCTTGACCCCCGAGCTCCTTGAGCCCCTTCGGATCCGCCAAGGGCACCTCCTTCGAGCCCTTTATGACCACGGCCTTGAGGTTCTTCGAACCCATCACAGCCCCCATCCCGGCCCTCCCGCCGGATCGCCCCTCTTGGGAGGCGATTATGGCATAGGCGACTAGGTTCTCGCCGGCCGGGCCTATCGTTAGGATCCCAGAATCCCCGCCGTACCTCTCCCTCAGCCTCCGCTCGGCCTCGAAGGTCCCGAGGCCCCATAGGTCCTCTGCGCTCAGGGCTTCCGCCCCCCCGTCCCTCACGAGCAAATAGCTCGGCCTTTCCGCCCTCCCGGAGATGATTATAGCATCGAGGCCGGCCCTGCGCATTTGGACAGATGCCATCGTCCCAATGCTCCCATCGCCGTAACCGCTCGTCAACGGGCTCTTCGCGGCCACGACGAGCTTCCCGCTGCTCGGGATCGGCAGGCCCGTCAGCGGGCCGACCGCGAGCACCAGCTCGTTCGCGGGGGAAAGGGGATCGATCCCCGGGGCCAGATCATCCCAGAGGATCTTGGCAGCGAAGCCCCTTCCGCCCAAGAACTTGAGGGCCATTTCCTCATCGAGCCTTTCCAGGGAGGACTTCCCCTTGGTCAAATCCACCCTGAGTATGGAGCCGCTCCAACCGTACAACGCGAATCCATTGGCTTGAGGGCTGGGCCCTTTTAGGCTTTATTAACGGTCTCGAACTATCCCCATGGGGGGCGCGATCCGCCCGCTAAAGGCTTGTCGAAGGACCAGCAGCGAATCCCCGGCCATCCGCGATCGCCCCCGCTCCCCTCCTCGCCCTTAAAAGCCGTCGGCCCGCGCTCGCCGAGGGCCCAATTCCCATAAAGTATTTATATAATGGCGTTATCCATGGCCCGGCCATGTCCCTGACAAGGGAAAAGGTCGAGGAGGCCTTGGAGGAGATAAGGCCCCGAATACAGGCGGATGGAGGGAATATCGAGCTCGTCGACGTCGAGGACGGCGTGGTAAAGGTGAGGCTGGTAGGGGCCTGCGCCGGTTGCCCGATGTCGCAACTGACGCTTCAATTCGGAGTCGCTAGGTTCCTGAAGAGCAAGATCCCGGAGATAAAGAGGGTCGAGGCCGTATAGGGCCAAGGGCCATCCCCCTTCGGGATCAGGTTTAATATCCCCCCATGACCATTGGGGGGCGATGGCCCGCGACCTCCTATGGGGCCTTATGGCCCGGGAATCCCAATGCAAGCTCTGCGGCCGAAGGGCCAAGGATATCTCCGGATTTTTGGGGATCTGCGGCGATTGCGCCAAGGAGGGGACCGAGGAGGCTCTTCGGATCGCCCTTGATGCCCACGCCCGATCTAGGGCTAGGTTCGGCCTGCCACCGAGGCCGCCCAAGAACCCCTCAGGCCTAAGGTGCGGCTGGTGCGGCAACGATTGCAGGATCGGCGAAGGGGAGAGGGGCTTCTGCGGGCTGGTTGAAAATATGGAGGGGAGGCTGATCAGGATCGCTGGGACGCCCGAGGTGGGCATCGCAAGCGCATACTTGGATCCGCATCCAACCAATTGCGTCGCGGCTTGGGCCTGCGCCGGTGGGAGCGGGGCCGGATATCCGAAATATTCCTTGGCGAGGGGTCCTGAGTACGGCTTTTATAACCTAGCGGTCTTCTACGGCGCTTGCTCCTACGATTGCCTCTATTGCCAAAACTGGCACTTCAGGGGGATGATATCCAAGGGGGAGCGGATGAGCTCCGAGGAGCTGGCCTCGATGGCGAGCCCTAGGGTTACCTGCATATGCTTCTTCGGCGGCGACCCGATCCCCCAGATCCACCACGCCATAGAGGCCGCTAGGATCGCGAGGCGCCGGAGGGATGGGATATTGAGGGTTTGCTTGGAGACGAATGGGAACATGGCCCAGAGCTGGCTTGATGAGATAGCCCGGATAAGCTGGGAATCGGGGGGAGGGATAAAGTTCGATTTGAAATGTTATAACGAGAGCCTCCACATAGCCCTCACGGGCGTTAGCAATAGGCAAGCCCTTGAGAACATTAGGAGGCTATCGAAGCTCCATGGGGATAGGCCGGAGGTCCCATTCATAAGGGCGAGTACGTTGCTGGTCCCGGGATATGTGGATGAGGAAGAAGTCAAGGCGATAGCGGAATATTTGGCGAGCATTGATCCCACGATCCCCTATTCCCTGCTGGCCTATTCCCCCCAATTCGAGATGGACGATCTGCCGCTTACATCCGCTAGGCTGGCGGAGGCCTGCAAAAGGGCGGCCGAAGAAGCGGGGCTGGAGAGGGTCAATATAGGGAATCGATTCCTCCTAGCGCATTGATCCCCCAAATCGTTCGGCGGATGGCTCAAACCATTAAAGATCCTTGAAGAGCGTTGATTTCGGCGATCGCCTTGGATGGCGGCGGGTCCGATCGAGGCCATGGCCTTGAGCGATTGAGGGCATTCCTAAGGATGATCAGGCCCATCAACTGCCTAATGACGGGCCTCGCGGTCCTCGTCGGGGCCCTTATAGCCTTGGCGATCCCAGGGCCCGGGGGCGTTGCCCACCGGCTCCCCTTGGGCTTTTCGACTGGCTTCCTGCTGACCGGGGCCTCGATGGCCATTAACGATTATTACGACAGGCACATCGATGCCATAAACGAGCCAGATCGCCCCATACCGAGCGGACTCATCAAGCCTTGGGAGGCCCTCGCCTTAACGGCGGCGCTGGCGGCGCTCGGGCTCTTGGCCGCCCATTTGACGAGCCCGGAATGCTTCGCGATAGCGCTCGCATCGCTGGCGACATCGCTCCTCTATTCCACTAGGGGGAAGAGGACCGGGCTGATCGGAAACCTTATGGTAAGCGCTTGCGTCGCCATCCCGTTCATATACGGGGGCTTCGTGGCCGGCCGCGGCTTGGAGCCCCTCTTGGTGATATTCGCCTCGATGGCATTCCTTTCGAACGCCGGCAGGGAGGTTACGAAAGGGATAGCGGATGCGGAGGGCGATAGGGCGAGGGGCATCAGGACGATCGCGGTAGCGATGGGGAGCCGAACGGCCGCCGAGCTAGCCCTAGCCCTCTTCTCGTTGGCGATTGCCTTGAGCGCCATTCCGCCCATCTTCGGACTGGTCTCGGCTTGGTACGTGCCACCCGTCATAATCGCTGATCTGGGGTTCCTTAGCTCCGCGTTAAGGGTCCTCCGGAACCCGAGCAGGCCGGAGGCCCTTAAGGCCAAGAGATCGGCTTTGCTTTGGATGGCCTTGGGCATGGTGGCCTTCTTGGCCGGCTCATTGACCCGATGAGGCCCTTTAGGCCATTTGGTAGCCAGCGCCATCAAAGCGCGCTTCGGCCCCAGATCCTCTCGAACTCTTCCTCGTAAAGGGCCGCGACTTGGGAACTCCTTATGACGATCATGTTCTCATTGTTATGGGCCTCCGCGCTAGCGGTCCAATTGAAGCTACCCGTTATAACGATCAAACCATCTATGATTGCCACCTTATTATGCATCAGGGCCGGGTTTGTATCAAGTCTGACTGGGACGCCGGCCCCTTTTAGCTTCCCATATTCGCTCCCCCTTTGCCCCGCCTCATCCCTCTCCATAACTATTCGTACGTCGAGGCCGCGCTTATGGGCGGCGATCAGAGCATCACCTACGCTGTCCAAGGTGAAGGAGTAGATGAGGACGTGGATTGAGGAGTTGGCCCTGCTCAGCCAATATAGGAGGCGGGCCTCACAACCGCCCTTGGGCGAGAAATGGACCTCATAGCTCGGCGCCTCGATGAGCGCGATCGTTTTGAGCCTCGTCTCGGTCCTCAGGGCGGTCAGGGTGATTGTTCGAACCTCCGTAACGGTGATCGTCTGAGCGGTTGGCGCGGATCTTTGGATTTGGGCGACCAGGACCACGATCAGGAGCAGGATTACCACTATGGCGATGGCTCCGATGATCCACCTCCTAGACATGGGGCGAAAATTATTTCATGGCCCTTAAAAATTCCGATGGCCCGAGGCCGGTATGGAAGGACTCGGGATTCGGCCCCTCCGCCCTCCGGGACCAGCTCATGCGCCCTCCGATCTTATCCAATCCCATATCTCCAAGGCTGCCCGCCCCGCATCAGGCCGGGAGTATATACCCCTGCCGACGATGGCGTAGGCCGGATGCCCCCTCAGGATCGAGAAGGCCCTTGCTACATCCCCCCCTTGTCCAACCCCGACGCCGGGGAAGAGGAACTTCGGGCGCGCCACGGCTCCGCTTAGGAGGTCGCGATACCTCTCCATGGACGCCGGCCTATTGCCGGGCAGGATGAAATATTCGACCCCCATGGCCGCTGCATCGAGGTAGATCCTCTCGGGCCCCCGATCCTCGATGTACCCGCCCTCGCTGGACAAATATCCCTTGTGGGTCATCTCGCCGCCCACCATTGGGATCAATCCCTCCTCCGCGCATGCCTTAACGGAGGCCTTTAGGGTTTCGATGCCCGCCTGCGGGAATATTATGACGGAATCGATGCCCGAATCCCTGAGGGCTCCGAGCAATCGGCCGCAAACCTCGGGTATATCGGTGCCGAACTTTTGATGATCATATATTATCGGAAGATCGGATCGCTTGCGTATGATGCCTGCGGCCCTCCCGATGCCATATCTGAGCGCCAAGCCCGCCCCGATCTTATAGCCTTGGATCGGCTCCAGATCCCGGGTGGCATCGACCAGCCTCTCCAAAAGCCCTAGATCGTCGACATCGCAGGCCACCACAAGGCCCTTGTTCAGGCGGAACATCGCTCGAGATCCCAAATATCCCAGGGCCTATATAATGGCGATGGGGACTCATGCAAGGGGCTCGAGGGAATGGGCCAAGGCGATCGCCCCAATTAACCAACAATAATAGGAGAAGAGATGGAACCTCCCCTTCGAGACCGAGCGGATGAGCAAGCCCAGCGATAGATAGCCGATCGCCAAGGCGGCGGAGAAGCCCGCTAGGGCCTCTAAGGGGCCTATATCGGCGGCGGATGGCCGCCCCGCCTCCAATGCGAGGGCCCCGAGGATGGCGGGCATCATGAGGAGGAACGAGAACCTCACGGCCTCATTCCGCTCGATGCCCAATAGGAGGGCAGTGGCTATGGTGAGCCCGCTCCTGGAGGCGCCGGGGGCTATGGAAAGCCCTTGGGATAGGCCGATAAGGATCGCCTCCCTATGCCCGATCGCCTTACAGCCTTCGCCGCCGCGCCTTGAGGCGTAGAGGAGGGAGCCGGTCAATAGGAACGCGAGCCCAATGGCCCTCGGATCGGAGTACATCGCCTCGAAGGCGCCCCTAAGGGCTAAGCCCAAGAGGAGCGTTGGAACGTTCCCCACGAGCACCATCAGGCCCAGCTTGGCGGGAGGAGAACCCAAGTCCAGCTTCAGCCAGCTGCAAAAGATCGAGGCCAAATCGCCCCTGAACTTGGCCGCGGCGACGAGCAAAGTGGCCAAATGGAGGAGGGCATCGAAGGCCACGGGGGCGCCGAGGCCGAGGGAGATCTGGATCAAGGCGAGATGGCCCGAGCTGGAGATCGGGAGCCATTCCGCAACCCCTTGGATCGCCCCCAGCAATATCGCGGCCGCGGCCCTATCCATAAACCCCAGCTGGGCCTATGGGCCGCGCATAAAAAACATCCGCCCCAAGGCCAACGGCGGCCGCATGGGTTAGGTTAATTACCGCTTCGATGGAATCGAGGTGCGGTGATCTGGAATGGGAGAGATGGAGGAGCTAATAAGGGAGTATAAGAAGACCTCAGCCCTATTGGCCCAGAACAACCCGGAGGCGGCCGAGGCCTTCTCGGCCTTCTCGAAGGCCGTTACCAAGGACGGCGCGTTGAGCAGGAAGGTGAAGGAATTGATTGCCCTCGGGATCGCCATAGCCGTTAGATGCGAATATTGCATAGCGATCCACGCGCAACTCGCGATCAATGCCGGCGCCACCAAGGAGGAGATGCTGGAGGCGGCCGAGGTGGCGGTCCTCATGGGGGGAGGGCCCGCTAGGACCTACGTGACCGAGCTCAGGAAGGCCTTGGAGGAGTTCCAAAAGCAGGGCTGAATCGCGCTCGAGCATTCGCTCAATCATCGATTTTAAACCCGATGGGCATCGATCCGCCCTTTTCATTATGGCCCATGGGGGGCATCACCCCCGCTTCAGCCCTTTGGGGGGAGGGCTGAAAGCGAAATTCCCCGCGAGGGCCATCATGAAGGCGCTTTGAAGCCCCTCTCCCTTCGCCTCCCGATCGGAACAGCTCCCAGCACGGCAAACCCCAAGGCCGAGAGGGCGATCCCGCTCCCATAGAGCATTATTTGAAGCAACTCCATTATCATGGGCGTGAAGGTCTTCGAGAAATTCGTCGCCAAATATCTCCCGAAAGCGGTGCTCGTCGAGAATCCCATGAGCAGCATGGCGATCCCGGGGATCGCCAGCGCTAGGCCGAACTCCCTCCGAGGGATCTCCCCCCTTAGGGAATGGGCCCTCATCCCCTCCGGGACTATGCTCGGGAAGGAGATGGCAACGGCCCTTATGATCGGTGGAGCTATCAAAAGGACGAAGGGGAGCATCGTTATGAACCAGAAGATCGTCAAACCGATGGATAGCAGGGTCAAGGCCTCCATCGAAATCGGGAGGGCCTGCGCGTAAAGCGCCTTATAAGCGAATACATATAGGAAGGCCACGATCAGGTTTCCTATGGCCAAGGAGGCATTTGATGCCGCTATGAACCGCCTCCACGAGAACCCCCTCCGGACTATATGGCCGAATAGGAAGAAACCTATGAAGTTCCCGGGCACAGCGGCCAAGAGGCTGCCCATGTAAAGGCCCCCATGCTTCACTGAATCGCATATCAATGTTCCCATGGCCGCCCCGATCCCGCCGACCCAAGGCCCGAATATGGTGGCGAAGAGCGCCGGTATTACGACCGCCGGCCGGAACTGGCCCATGCCCCAAGGGGATTGGATGTAGGAGGTCGCATAGGAGCCGATGGCGTATAGCGCGGCGCAAAGCGCCGTGGAAACGGCCTTCAGCGAATTTGGCGGCCCCGGCTCCCTATTCATGAAGACACCCAACCCTCGAGGGCTTTGGTCTTTCTTAAAACTTCTCTATAGATTATTTCATCATCTTTATATAATTTAAAGAAGGGATCGATGGCTCATCCCGGCTCCAAGTAAAACTCTAATCGAGTGCTCGAGCCCTCGGTCGCATGGATCATGGCCCTCCCAAGGCAATAGCCGCGGGCGCTCACCGTCAGGGCCAAGGGCCCGGGCTCCGCATAAGAATCGAAGAATCCATCGAAGGTATAGGCCTGATGCTTGAAGCCCCCAGCCCCGATCGATTCGATCGATATGGCGGCCCAGCTGGCGGTCCTCGGCAATCCCTTCCAATTGAAGCCGTAGACCGAGCCCGATATATAGGCCCTCTCATCCAAAACGATCGTCAAGCTCGCACCGGATCCGAGATGGGCCCCCTCGATCCTAGCCCGATGCCTGAGCCCGAATGGGCCGAGGTGATTATAGGGCAAAAGGGCCGTTAGGTTCGTCAGATGGAGCTCCCCTTGCAAAAGGCCCGGGGCGGGCGGATGGAAGCCCGAGGGCCTATACCAATTCGTCAACTCGATCACCACGGTCCATCCGCCCCCATAGGATCCGGCCATCGGCGCGCGGGCCTTGCCCCAAACCCCTTGATCCGCTTGGAAGAGCATCGCCGCCCTCCTCCTCTCGCCCCCTAGGCTCGGGTCCACGTAACCGAATAGGCCCGCCAGCCTAAGGTATTCGACCCTCTTGGCGCCCGCCGGGATCGGCGGGACGGAGCATCCCGCAAAGGCCACCTTGGTGCCATCGGCGAAGAACCCGCATCCGGCCCCGAAGTATCCGCCTGGGTCGTTCGAGGTCGAGGCCGCCGCCACCAATATATCCCTATCATCGTAGATCCTTATCCGCATCGATGCATTGAAGGGGAGGGCCGCGAATACGCCCTCCCTCCTGAATAGGATCGTGAGGTTGAACTCCACGCCCCTCACCAGCTCCACGCCCACGTCCGATATGGAGCCCATCGAGGCGCTAACGATGCGCCCCCCGAGGTCCCCGAGCGCCGCGACCCCCTCTTGGACATATCCATAGGTCCAAGCGCTTATCGCATATTGGCCCGGGTAAAGGGCTAGGGATGATTTGAAGCCCCTCCCCCTATAGTAAGACTCCGAATATAGGAAGCCGAGCCTGAGCTGGGCTTGAAGGAATAGGTTCGTCCGCGAGCTAGGCTCAAGGGCGGGGATTGGTGGGGAGGGGAGATCCGGGCCCATTCGATCCACGAGGACCGATCCGTTTGTGATGAGCGCGGATGCTGAGGGGCCGAAGGCCCCCCTCCATCCCGGCCATGGGATCGTCGAATGGGCCGAATTGGTGATCGGCAGGCTCCAGGAGTTGGCGGAGGGATTCCAGAAATATATGACGTCGGCGAAGGCTCTCGAGGCCGCGTCGTATGCCAAGATGGCCACCCTTGAGGCGTTCCAAACCCAAGGCCTTTCAACGGCTGGCCTTTGGGAATCAAGGGATCTTATAGTCACGTTCAGACCCGCCCCCCTATACATGTGGAGGCTGGCTTGGGATACGGAGCCATACATGCCCGCTTGGGCTTGGAGCGGCTGATCCAAGGATTGGGGATCGGCGCCGGGGAATGCGGCCTGTATATAGCCGCGGGCATAGGCCCTGATCATATAGGGGCCCGGGTATAGGCCGTAATCCCTGATGCCCCGATACCTGAAGAGGGAATATTTGATGCCCCTTCTTGGGTCCAATGGGGACGTTGGGCCGGCCATCCCTAAGCCGTTCAACGTCACCGTTATCGATGAGGCGCTCGAGGGAACATGGGTGAAGTTGAAGGCCGCGAGGGAACCATCGTAGTCCAAGGCCTCCACCAAGATGAAGCGATGGGGATCCGGGCCGCCGATCGGGCTGTCCGAGGCCTCCCCCGGCCGATCGTGGAAATGGATCGTTACGTTGATGATGCCCGAGCGCCTTAGCGATATATGGACCGAGAGGTCGAATCCAAAGGCCCCCTCCGGGATCGTGAAGTAGGAATGCTTGAACCTCGTTCCGCTCGCATCGGTTTGAACATAGCCGTTGACGAAGGCTCTGACGAAGTAGTTCCCTGGCCCGAGGCCATCGATCCAAGTCGCGAACACTTGCGGGACCATGCCGCTAAGCCTCCTCGGGATCCCGAAGTAGCCCTTCGCCCCGAATTGGAACCTGAACTCGAACCGATCGGATCCCAAGCCCGTGATCGGATCCGGGGCCTCCCCAGGCCCAACCCACCACTTCTGGGCTGGGCCGACGCCGTTGAAGAGGCCGAAAGGATCCTTATGCGGCGGCGCGGCCGAGTAGGGGTTATAGCCCCCGGGCCCCTCCCATGGGAAGGCGATGGGCTTTGGGGAATTTGGGGGAGCTAGGCCGGAGGGCCCGAAGACCACATTCCCATGGACGTGGGGGATGTAGGGCGCGTGGGTCAAATTGATCGGGGATTGACAAACGGCGTTTCGCTCCGCGTAATGATCGCTATCGTATATGACCACGGTTATCGGCGATTGGGAGCTCCAAGGCATCGGGCCCATGGCCCCCTCCGAGCGCACGATCCCATACAGCTGGGGGCCCGGGCTCAAGTGGACATCGAGGCTGAGGGATTGTCCCCGATGGACCCTGACCCCCTCCGCGACCTTCTGCTCCGGGAAGCCGGCCGCGCTGGCGTAAATATCGTAAAGCCCTGGGGCCAAGCCCTCGAGCTCAAAGCGCCCTTGGGAGCTGGCGTTGAAATACGCCCTAGCCTCCACGGGCCTATCGGTGACCCTCCCGGATATCGGATCCTCGGCCAGCCCAACGGCCCTCACCCTCCCGGCGAGGCGGATTGGCTCGCCGTAGAGGCCCGGGGCCGCTCCCTTGCCATACCTGACGGTCCCATGAATTATCGCCGGATCGGGGTCGGCCTTGACGAGCACGACGGGCCAATTCTCGGCGGGCATGGCGGCCCTTATAGGGGCCGAGGCGGATTGGGAGGCGATCGGGTAGCGATCCCCGAGGAAGATCTTGAAGAAATACCTACCGGCGACAACCGGGGCCCTGATCTGGTTGATCCTTACGTAATACCACTCCCCCCAACCCCTTTCCGGCGTGAACTCCATCCCCCTCCCCGAAGCCTCTATCCTTATCACCCACCATCCCGGGCCGAAGGGATCCAGCTCATCCGCCTTGGAGACGAATATCCTCCCGTAATCATCGGTCAGGGTCGTGACTATGTTGGAGGAATCGCCCAGATCCCATCTTATGGCCCCAGTGGGCTCGAACCCGTCCTGGATCAACTCCCCCCCCTTGCCCACCACTGGGGCTGGCATATAGATGGTCAGGTTCCAATAGCGGAACACCGGGCTGGGGTTGGAGGGGTTCGCGAAGAAGGAGGGTTGAGAGAAGTTTATGGCTAGGATGAAATCGCCGATGCTATCCCAGCGCGGCCCCGATGCCATTATCGCCCCCTCCGGCGAATAGGAGCAGCCCCCCGCTTGGAAGGGGCGCTCGAAGGTCGCGAAGGGGGATTGATATCCGGGCGGGGGCAATGGCTCGCCCAAGTAAAGGCCTTGGCCGGCCCCGGGCCAAAGATGGGCCAATGGGCCCGGCACATGGGCCCGGCCGAAGGAGTTCCTCGGGTTTAGCTCGTGGTCGTCGGATCTGAGTAGGGGAGGGATCCCATCGTAGTGGCCCAGGGTGGTATGGGCCATCGATTGGGGGATCGATGCCGAAAGGAGGAGGGCTATCAGCCACGGGGCCCTCGCGAGCGCTCGGGCGATCCCCCTCACCCCCTTCCAGAGCCCGAAGGCTCACCCCCTCACTTCGAGGGGCGCTTCCGCCTCCGCCTCAAAACCAAGAGTGCCGCGAGGGCCGCGAGGCCCAAGAGCACGAGCGCCACCACGATCGGATAGAGCGATGGGAGAACCTCCACTTCGATCCCGATCGTATCGCTTAGGCTATATCTCCCATCCTGTATCCAGTCGAATTTGAGATTCATGGAATAGGTTTGCGGAACGGCCCTCCCATCTATGTCCAGCGTGAAGAAGGCCGTTCGGACATCGCCCGGGTTCATCGTGCCCATAACGTCCGTAAGGGTCCCGGAGAAGAAGTTCCCCGCCAATAGGCGGACCCGGACCGATTCGGCCTTGACGTTGGCAACATTCCTTACCCTAACCGCAATCGTCACGCCGGAGTCCCCGGCCCGGACCTTGGATGGCGATATCTCGAGGACCTCAAACCTCGCCTTCTCGGCAACCGTCAACTGTATCCGGCCTATTGGCGATGAGGGGCGGCTGGGGCTCAAGGCGTAGACCGGGAGGCTGTAATTCCCGGGCCCAGCCCCTTCATCGATGTCTATGAGGAAATTCGCCTCAACGATTTGCTGGGGTTGGAGGGTCCCCAAGAAGGCCCTATCGGAGGAGCTCGACGCCATCCTGAAGGGGCGCTCGATGCCGAGGCGCAGCTCCAAGTCCCTTATCCCGCCTTGGCCGGAGTTTATCACGAAGACCTTGATGGTCACTTGGGAATCGCCGGGGAAGATCTTGGCCGGAACCGTTAGGATCCTATGTATGCGCACGTCCCCGGCCCAGAGGGGAACGTCGATATGAACGGTCTTGGAAACGGTCCGCAGCTCCCTAGCGCTCCTATACCTCAGCTCAAGCCTAAGCCGATAAACGCCCTCCTCCGCGCCGGGGTCGATGCTTAGGATATATCTGAAGGTGAAGGACCCGCCTGGCGGGATGTCGCCCGCGCTTTGGGTCACGTTCTCCGCCTTTATCCATTCATCGCTGGAGCGATACCTATGCCGAAACGGCGACTCGAGCCATAGGATCCCCTCCACGTCCCGGGCGAAGTCGTCGCCGGCGTTCGCGACAACCACCGAAAGCGTAACGCCCTCATCCCCGGGCTTAACGATCATCGGCAAAGCCGGGTTCGATCCCCAATAAACGCTGGCGGGGACGAGGTTCGCCACCCCCAAGCCCTTGGCCTCGTGAGCCATCATCGGGAGCGCGGCCCATGCGATCGCCAAGACCGTGAGGAGGAGAGGCCATTTGAGCCTGATGCGAAGCCCTTCGCCCATGGGAATCACCTCGAAACGGATCTTACGAATATCGGGATGGCCGCCGAGAGCGTCAGTAGCGAGTATAGAGCGAGCACGATCAAATCGGGGGCTATGTGGTGGATCTGGGCGTTAAGGACTATTATCTTCCTCAGGGCATCCGCCGAGTAATATAGCGGGAGGGACTTCCCCACGGCCTGCAGCCACCAAGGCAGCTGCTCTATTGGGAAGACGACGTTCGATAGGAACGTCATGGGCATGTTTATCAGCATCAGGGAGGTCATGGCCGTTTCCTGCTCCCCAGCCACGGAGGTTATTATTATCCCTATCCCCGAGAAGCTCAGCACGGCCAAGAACATCGTCAGGACCATCAGGAGCGGGCTCCCGTATACCCTAACCCCGAAGAATAACACGGATACAGCGAGTATTATGAAGCTCTGTATAAGGCCCCTCACGGTCTGGGCCAAGACCTTGCTGACTACAACCGTATACCTCGGGACCGGGGAGACCATTATCCCATCCAAAGTCCCCTGCTCCTTCTCCCGCGATATGGTCGCCGCCAATCCGGAAAGGGTCCCCAAGGTGACCGTTAGCGCCATGAACCCAGGGGCTAGGAATTGGAAGGTCGTCGCGCTCCCCTTCACGAATGGCTTCCTCTCCAAGCCGATCGGCTCCAAGAGCGCCATCGGATCCGCGCCGGCCCCGAGCTCGGAGAGCTTGGACGCGGCCACCCCCTCCGATATGATCCT
Coding sequences within it:
- a CDS encoding carboxymuconolactone decarboxylase family protein; protein product: MGEMEELIREYKKTSALLAQNNPEAAEAFSAFSKAVTKDGALSRKVKELIALGIAIAVRCEYCIAIHAQLAINAGATKEEMLEAAEVAVLMGGGPARTYVTELRKALEEFQKQG
- a CDS encoding phospholipase D family protein — its product is MSRRWIIGAIAIVVILLLIVVLVAQIQRSAPTAQTITVTEVRTITLTALRTETRLKTIALIEAPSYEVHFSPKGGCEARLLYWLSRANSSIHVLIYSFTLDSVGDALIAAHKRGLDVRIVMERDEAGQRGSEYGKLKGAGVPVRLDTNPALMHNKVAIIDGLIVITGSFNWTASAEAHNNENMIVIRSSQVAALYEEEFERIWGRSAL
- a CDS encoding radical SAM protein codes for the protein MARESQCKLCGRRAKDISGFLGICGDCAKEGTEEALRIALDAHARSRARFGLPPRPPKNPSGLRCGWCGNDCRIGEGERGFCGLVENMEGRLIRIAGTPEVGIASAYLDPHPTNCVAAWACAGGSGAGYPKYSLARGPEYGFYNLAVFYGACSYDCLYCQNWHFRGMISKGERMSSEELASMASPRVTCICFFGGDPIPQIHHAIEAARIARRRRDGILRVCLETNGNMAQSWLDEIARISWESGGGIKFDLKCYNESLHIALTGVSNRQALENIRRLSKLHGDRPEVPFIRASTLLVPGYVDEEEVKAIAEYLASIDPTIPYSLLAYSPQFEMDDLPLTSARLAEACKRAAEEAGLERVNIGNRFLLAH
- a CDS encoding geranylgeranylglycerol-phosphate geranylgeranyltransferase, which gives rise to MRAFLRMIRPINCLMTGLAVLVGALIALAIPGPGGVAHRLPLGFSTGFLLTGASMAINDYYDRHIDAINEPDRPIPSGLIKPWEALALTAALAALGLLAAHLTSPECFAIALASLATSLLYSTRGKRTGLIGNLMVSACVAIPFIYGGFVAGRGLEPLLVIFASMAFLSNAGREVTKGIADAEGDRARGIRTIAVAMGSRTAAELALALFSLAIALSAIPPIFGLVSAWYVPPVIIADLGFLSSALRVLRNPSRPEALKAKRSALLWMALGMVAFLAGSLTR
- a CDS encoding undecaprenyl-diphosphate phosphatase; this translates as MDRAAAAILLGAIQGVAEWLPISSSGHLALIQISLGLGAPVAFDALLHLATLLVAAAKFRGDLASIFCSWLKLDLGSPPAKLGLMVLVGNVPTLLLGLALRGAFEAMYSDPRAIGLAFLLTGSLLYASRRGGEGCKAIGHREAILIGLSQGLSIAPGASRSGLTIATALLLGIERNEAVRFSFLLMMPAILGALALEAGRPSAADIGPLEALAGFSAALAIGYLSLGLLIRSVSKGRFHLFSYYCWLIGAIALAHSLEPLA
- a CDS encoding aldehyde ferredoxin oxidoreductase family protein; translated protein: MYGWSGSILRVDLTKGKSSLERLDEEMALKFLGGRGFAAKILWDDLAPGIDPLSPANELVLAVGPLTGLPIPSSGKLVVAAKSPLTSGYGDGSIGTMASVQMRRAGLDAIIISGRAERPSYLLVRDGGAEALSAEDLWGLGTFEAERRLRERYGGDSGILTIGPAGENLVAYAIIASQEGRSGGRAGMGAVMGSKNLKAVVIKGSKEVPLADPKGLKELGGQAYREILEKPNYGFWKRQGTMATLAWSQANGVLPTMNFKEGAFDGADGINGDAMEAIKVSQRGCPHCNMTCGNVVEDSEGQLSELDYENVAMLGSDIGIGDLRRVAALNRLADYYGVDTISLGNAIGFAMECSERGLIGQRIEWGDFDDARALAEDIVHRRGLGDLLARGVKSAAEAIGGGSENWAMHVKGLEISAYDCHSMPGMALAYGTSPIGAHHKDAWVISWEAASGLRGYEERKVDKVIELQRLRGGLFECLTTCRLPWVEVGFDLAWYPKFLEAATGVRMGFEELHRIADRVYALIRAFWVREYGERWGSHMDTPPPRWFEEAPSKGPSKGARLDRAEYAKMLQSYYSKRGWNERGIPRAETLEGLGLGDVAKALEGIGAL
- a CDS encoding NifU family protein; protein product: MSLTREKVEEALEEIRPRIQADGGNIELVDVEDGVVKVRLVGACAGCPMSQLTLQFGVARFLKSKIPEIKRVEAV
- a CDS encoding orotidine 5'-phosphate decarboxylase / HUMPS family protein, coding for MGSRAMFRLNKGLVVACDVDDLGLLERLVDATRDLEPIQGYKIGAGLALRYGIGRAAGIIRKRSDLPIIYDHQKFGTDIPEVCGRLLGALRDSGIDSVIIFPQAGIETLKASVKACAEEGLIPMVGGEMTHKGYLSSEGGYIEDRGPERIYLDAAAMGVEYFILPGNRPASMERYRDLLSGAVARPKFLFPGVGVGQGGDVARAFSILRGHPAYAIVGRGIYSRPDAGRAALEIWDWIRSEGA